In a single window of the Tetrapisispora phaffii CBS 4417 chromosome 11, complete genome genome:
- the TEL1 gene encoding DNA-binding protein kinase TEL1 (similar to Saccharomyces cerevisiae TEL1 (YBL088C); ancestral locus Anc_7.418), with translation MENSYVTGILQALASTKLKERHNAIDELRTLLKDSPQQLPTKYLNNTAVTLLEILDYEHRKYSELLKNESNERTGSKRNLVENRLTDISYLLRLFIEKLSNYFKVKTLKVLVNALPELMVQNDSDKLMEPISVDLSFSLLSIIESGIFKLNYTEEQWINLVSIMTDYLFRYMKVKVNNRNISNFVQIICSLLSLDTVGMNLLPKIPKLRTVLLELLDSNEKENAITKNLFEISAHLITITQFTDVQNNLTLIEAIWKYYLKIEGLNNDETKNRLELINILAADIINTNKHLFDSNQKTIVSESFLSTFTEYIKTRATYFILPNLSTKLMSFDYQLRDLKKSWLAFPNFQFNPESDDVNEWIRLYSLTMLLKSYFNTTKFTEDENVLFKKRRTDTSISSILSNSSTMVEFLINCMNSEYLNVQLEAIVFLPFYTESTNTSIEDANNLMEEVLARLNTSNAISWISLCLISLLSTLSNNVSKTTLDLIIGFTIPLISKKQDYKIACILLSRCILFYPESKINERVLDQLYDIYELPELKGPFLPCNESYLFWRSLQILGYRYKSQIGETSTDKMSIWLKSKIKDNFEIENRNDEMPQFLKWLSGKPYERKLNYYNTYDSFGPKRKLWNTIYRVWQLTAEPRQLSVSLDSHDSTKQQHLDSFSNILVDNRGNDVEHIFYYLMGMNESASITKRFTWLCFIGKSLDYNPTHLISSDKVSFFVNSLSTLFGSINFIDEIDLTISLEYFLDLIDCLNDKCLLQMFPFQKLLIKYFETRSSLKPRIKVSSAVNEFQSHNIFTSEFNKHSIEGTMTINELKSILKVIELYFTNDIRIDGNITNIDFLLEFMITTEKQYMIFLLPNIYKILRKLTDLSGSQLRMLSDAIANILLNGEFRNSSFGLKLLADYLNNILDLCLQSDNPHFCSDYNDMFNWITAKIADDTFSDAMTYVTMSKYMLNLLQFHDFSAGQLKFKKQDIFSVLSKCMSKLGPVLLLIILPGIKDYMSSISVKNQKIIFDEIITLYKNNNVISKDSLLYYFVLSELVTVSHKILMDSIIELEKLHVEMLNIGQIELTIKRMVRNLKWKNELELFNNCKYDLITHWIDNTPRGSAITTNIWKFCFYQIPTKNEFVKTYYVELISLLYSKDVINTYLITDIEHELGCMSQDILPDWLPYAITFSYLNNGAGDNIMNKLNQYFGSQVTKTAEVKKLHIIKLLLYFSDLGSLVEIEFLFRNMYKDNDAIAGLVKHDNKPLKYQNTFNISLQATISFLNKNEFLKAITENDLNILVVWLLLDLDPSSNTEDIIKLIREIKLLLLIFKDIILQPRTVNILIKKLSIHLKEEPIRTETIPAIVYILRYGLSYKYDMNLSFIIILSNILVVKETFACHNFNFCLIFDQIQRINPDIKGTIKMCYDITQGVLTRDSFENIDELLNLANYGTEGVVLLSLLSKYAFANITMLTKIPFSIVEILTTTPIPIKYQTKEFQLILAEFIKKSYNINDRFIGHSNHKRTINDFKDLFFDLGSLSSYYYHFSDYCIANQSIFSNKSTLISIIIKNTLVKQYMGQPENCWNISEDLYDSWFCEICDFSTDYFDLVSNIRKEKEPEKQFITDIFLSKEQGYDIWLKYFVDYLLGKISLYIPHMKIFEYFSLEEVEFSEKTIPFLFYLFIYLDVKGNTKNAIYILTTIHELASSKDATNKLHIIFDLIKLIRTGKLLGEIFCSKIYNELNLKTIYEIAINSNNFSFAYMLYEEYYANTSEQLDYKVLKEIYEAIDDPDSISAIPIQTTFSGMLASIHNKGSLDSDLSLKEIILDKAKADLNTIHEQYSSDEQLSHDPSNELQEFSSIMPGLLTPAEDLGSYQWALELGNWKLPDNINLSNKTTALYHSLKDLSQYVPGRSTIDSLDNSILSVLKYKASFKSQEEWLDTIQELGFWKNIIKHEDNVDDDVNLTNINFVRKVDMIRLNKFSFRNYKTNIIARYHLTKLLNKRHALYSYASRDSPQMQLILVTFLSDFVHGAIDKNMIQDAVKTSFLIEDIIKSTNAFSTSMLNSAKYIIANAMWSLEHTKIPIELLKNVLSNKSVTRTSKDLEDYKPLFSISGEQIKATLVKWSSESSYERADDIFNNYIKDINITIRDNEIRSEIYYIFGEFFNKQVQKFIKTNEYDRLKNKCSVSYSELQALKTIYSNESLANSERKDAKKHYTKTYIQYEREKNDLLEMKESHERFVTRALSNYINVLVYTNKYNYDVLDKFCSLWFQFDNDANLNNFLYKEICTIPSYKFLPWINQIASKLSLDDSEFQKTLQILLKRVLYKLPYDSLYSIMSILMYKSQPENMDETMTFKLRAVDNILKELTTFENGEYYKTYVNPILEFCENSIKLANVKLTKNTKTINLENVNIGNYWLNILPTQSLPLPTMKYSISASINGKEPRPYITSIKNTVAISTTGISLPKIVTITVSDGSKHKVLLKGSNDDLRQDSIMEQIFKQVNKIIENDPNLKGYDLKIRTYEVLPLGPSAGIIEFVSNSVSLHQVLTSLHKNDKISFEKARKMMKTAQNKSKSEKLDVYLKLTNSIKPQLRHFFFNNFTNPQDWLQAKTKYTKGTAVMSIVGYILGLGDRHLNNILLDQSTGEPIHIDLGIAFDQGRLLPVPELVPFRLTKDIIDGFGVTGVEGTFRNNCEHIYKLLRNDFEKVLHVLNILKWDPLYSWVMSPVHKHRHLFDEDSQFADIFKFTTKTSLSQNVNDNNESFRAIQGVENKLIGSGLSIESTVQEVIREATDPNNLSDIYMGWSPFY, from the coding sequence ATGGAGAATTCGTACGTTACAGGCATATTACAGGCTCTTGCATCCACGAAGTTAAAAGAAAGACACAATGCAATTGACGAGTTAAGAACTTTACTAAAAGATTCACCTCAACAGTTACCAACtaaatatttgaacaaTACAGCTGTTACTCTATTGGAAATACTAGATTATGAACATAGAAAATACAGTGAATTGCTGAAAAATGAGTCAAATGAGAGAACTGGAAGCAAAAGAAATTTGGTCGAGAACAGACTTACAGATATATCTTATTTGTTAAGgttatttattgaaaaactttCGAACTATTTTAAAGTTAAGACTTTGAAAGTCTTAGTAAATGCGTTGCCTGAACTCATGGTACAAAATGACTCTGATAAATTAATGGAGCCTATTTCAGTTGATTTATCATTCTCACTCCTTTCTATAATTGAAAGTGgcatatttaaattaaactATACAGAGGAACAATGGATCAATCTGGTATCAATTATGACTGATTATCTTTTCCGTTACATGAAAGTAAAAGTAAATAACAGGAATATTTCAAACTTTGTACAGATCATATGTAGTCTATTATCATTGGACACTGTCGGTATGAATCTATTACCTAAAATACCAAAGTTGCGAACAGTTTTACTGGAATTGTTGGATTCTAATGAAAAAGAGAATGCAATtactaaaaatttatttgaaatctCAGCACATCTTATTACCATAACCCAATTCACTGATGTCCAGAACAATTTAACTTTGATAGAGGCTATATGGAAATATTACCTTAAAATAGAGGGAttgaataatgatgaaaCCAAAAATAGACTTGAGTTGATTAATATATTGGCAGCAGATATCATAAATACTAATAAGCATTTATTTGATTCCAATCAGAAAACCATCGTCTCTGAATCATTTCTGTCAACTTTTAcagaatatattaagaCCCGAGCAACTTATTTTATACTACCAAATTTATCGACTAAGTTAATGTCATTTGACTACCAACTTCgagatttaaaaaaatcatgGCTGGCCTTCccaaattttcaatttaacCCAGAAAGTGATGATGTTAATGAATGGATACGGTTATATTCATTGACTATGCTACTTAAAAGTTATTTCAATACTACAAAGTTTACTGAGGATGAAAATGtactatttaaaaaaagGAGAACAGATACTAGTATATCTTCTATTTTATCTAATTCATCGACGATGGTTgaatttttgattaattgTATGAATtcagaatatttaaatgtcCAGTTAGAAGCTATTGTCTTTCTCCCATTTTACACAGAATCGACTAATACATCAATTGAGGACGCGAACAACTTAATGGAAGAAGTGCTTGCGAGATTGAACACATCTAACGCCATCTCGTGGATTTCTTTATGCTTAATATCATTACTCTCAACGTTATCGAATAATGTTTCTAAAACTACATTAGATTTAATCATTGGATTCACAATCCCGTTAATAAGCAAAAAACAGGATTACAAAATTGCTTGCATTTTGCTGTCAAGATGTATTCTATTTTATCCTGAAAGCAAAATTAATGAGAGAGTACTTGATCAACTAtatgatatatatgaaCTGCCTGAATTAAAAGGACCTTTTTTGCCTTGTAACGAATCTTACTTGTTCTGGAGAAGTTTACAAATACTTGGTTATAGATATAAATCTCAAATTGGAGAGACTTCAACAGACAAGATGAGTATATGgttaaaatcaaaaatcaaagataattttgaaattgagaATAGGAATGATGAGATGCcacaatttttgaaatggTTATCTGGGAAACCTTATGAAAGGAAACTTAATTATTACAATACATATGACTCTTTCGGTCCAAAAAGGAAATTATGGAATACAATTTATAGAGTATGGCAATTAACAGCAGAGCCACGACAATTATCAGTATCTTTAGATTCTCATGATAGCACGAAACAGCAACACTTAGATTCTTTTAGCAACATTTTAGTTGATAATAGGGGAAATGATGTCGaacatatattttattatttaatggGTATGAATGAATCGGCATCGATAACTAAGAGATTCACATGGTTATGCTTTATTGGTAAATCGTTAGATTATAATCCCACccatttaatttcatcagacaaagtttcattttttgtcAACTCATTGAGTACACTTTTTGGctcaataaattttatcgatgaaattgatttaacCATATCActagaatattttttagatttaattgattgtTTGAATGATAAATGTCTACTACAAATGTTTCCTTTTCAAAAGTTGCTAATTAAGTATTTTGAGACACGATCGTCATTAAAGCCTCGAATAAAAGTTTCTAGCGCTGTTAATGAATTTCAATCtcataatatatttacttcTGAATTTAATAAGCACTCTATTGAAGGAACAATGACCATAAACGAACTAAAGTCAATACTAAAagtaattgaattatattttacGAATGACATAAGAATTGATGGTAATATTACCAATATTGACTTTCTATTAGAATTTATGATTACGACAGAAAAGcaatatatgatatttttacttccaaatatttacaaaattttaagaaaattgaCTGACTTATCAGGAAGTCAACTGAGAATGCTATCAGATGCTATTGCTAATATCTTGTTGAATGGTGAATTTAGAAACTCTTCATTCGGTCTAAAGTTGCTGGCCGactatttgaataatattctcGATTTATGTCTTCAATCAGATAATCCTCATTTTTGCAGTGACTATAACGATATGTTTAATTGGATAACGGCTAAAATAGCTGATGATACCTTTAGTGACGCAATGACTTATGTAACAATGTCAAAATACATGTTAAATTTGTTACAGTTTCATGATTTTTCTGCTGGACAgttgaaatttaaaaaacaagatattttttctgTATTAAGTAAATGCATGTCGAAATTGGGACCtgtattattgttaattaTCCTTCCCGGTATAAAGGATTACATGAGTTCTATTAGTGTCAAAAACCAAaagataatatttgatgaaattattactttgtataaaaataataatgtaatTAGCAAAGACTCATTATTATACTATTTTGTATTATCAGAATTAGTTACTGTTTCGCATAAGATACTAATGGATTCAATTATCGAGTTAGAGAAACTACATGTTGAAATGTTGAATATTGGACAAATAGAACTAACAATTAAACGCATGGTACGTAACTTAAAATGgaaaaatgaattagaaCTTTTTAATAACTGCAAATATGATTTGATAACTCACTGGATTGATAATACTCCTCGAGGATCAGCTATTACTACAAATATTTGGAAATTCtgtttttatcaaataccaactaaaaatgaatttgttAAAACATACTATGTTGAGTTAATATCGTtgttatattcaaaagatgTTATCAATACTTATTTGATAACAGATATAGAACATGAACTAGGATGCATGTCACAGGATATATTACCTGATTGGCTCCCGTATGCTATTACTTTCTCGTATTTGAATAATGGTGCTGGAGATAATATTATGAATAAGTTAAACCAATATTTTGGCAGCCAAGTTACTAAAACTGCCGAAGTTAAAAAGCTGCATATAATAAAGTTGTTGTTATATTTCTCAGATTTAGGATCTTTGGTGGAAATAGAATTTTTGTTTCGAAATATGTATAAGGATAACGATGCGATAGCTGGGCTAGTCAAACATGATAATAAACCGCTAAAGTACCAAAACACTTTCAACATATCATTGCAAGCTACCATATCTTTTCTGAATAAAAATGAGTTTCTAAAAGCCATTAcagaaaatgatttaaatatcCTTGTAGTGTggttattattagatttgGATCCTTCTTCAAACActgaagatattattaaattaattcgtgaaattaaattactattattaatcttTAAAGACATTATACTTCAGCCTAGGACAGTTAATATCCTGATAAAGAAACTCTCCattcatttaaaagaagaacCGATAAGAACTGAAACTATTCCTGCcattgtatatatattaagatATGGATTATCTTATAAGTATGATATGaatttatcttttattatcatattaTCTAATATACTGGTAGTAAAGGAGACATTCGCTTGTCAtaacttcaatttttgtttaatatttgatcaAATTCAACGAATTAATCCAGATATTAAAGGGACGATCAAAATGTGTTACGATATAACACAAGGAGTGTTAACTCGAGATTCTTTCGAGAATATTGATgaacttttaaatttggCAAATTATGGAACTGAGGGCGTAGTTTTATTATCCTTATTGTCAAAATATGCGTTTGCTAATATTACTATGTTAACAAAAATTCCTTTCTCTATCGTTGAAATATTGACTACAACACCAATTCCGATAAAATACCAGACTAaagaatttcaattaatacTTGCAGAATTCATAAAAAAatcttataatattaatgatagATTTATTGGGCACAGTAATCATAAAAGGACAATTAATGACTTCAAGGacttattttttgatttagGTTCTTTATCGTCATATTATTATCACTTTTCAGATTATTGTATAGCAAATCAAAGTATTTTTTCGAATAAAAGTACGTTAATCTCAATTATCATAAAAAACACTTTGGTCAAGCAATATATGGGACAACCAGAGAATTGTTGGAATATTTCTGAGGATTTGTATGATTCCTGGTTTTGTGAGATATGTGATTTTAGTACTGATTATTTTGACCTTGTATCGAACattagaaaagaaaaagaacCGGAAAAACAGTTTATTACTgacatatttttatcaaaggAACAAGGATATGATATTTGGTTGAAGTATTTTGTGGATTATCTGCTTGGCAAAATTTCCCTATATATTCCAcatatgaaaatatttgaatatttttctttggaAGAAGTTGAATTTTCTGAAAAGACTataccatttttattttatttgttcatttatttAGATGTCAAAGGAAATACCAAGAATGCCATCTATATTCTTACAACAATACATGAACTCGCTTCCTCAAAAGATGCCACCAATAAATTACacataatatttgatctgataaaattgatCCGTACAGGTAAACTTTTGggtgaaatattttgttctaaaatatacaatgaattaaatttgaaaactATTTATGAGATTGCAATAAATTCCAATAACTTTAGTTTTGCATACATGTTATATGAAGAATATTATGCTAATACATCGGAGCAATTAGACTACAAGgttttaaaagaaatatatgaGGCTATTGATGATCCTGATTCGATTAGTGCTATACCTATACAAACCACTTTTTCTGGGATGTTAGCTAGTATTCATAATAAAGGCTCATTGGATTCAGATTTGAGCCTCAAAGAAATTATACTGGATAAGGCCAAAGCTGATTTAAATACTATACATGAACAATATTCTTCTGATGAACAGCTATCACACGATCCATCAAATGAATTGCAGGAATTTTCGTCGATCATGCCTGGACTCCTCACACCAGCAGAAGATCTTGGCTCTTATCAATGGGCTTTAGAATTAGGTAATTGGAAATTACCAGATAATATCAATCTGTCAAATAAAACAACTGCATTATATCATTCTTTGAAAGATTTATCACAGTATGTTCCAGGTCGAAGTACTATAGATTCTTTGgataattcaatattatctgTTCTGAAGTATAAAGCATCTTTTAAATCGCAGGAAGAATGGTTGGACACAATTCAAGAATTGGGattttggaaaaatatcattaaacaTGAAGACAATGTGGATGATGATGTTAATCTTACgaatataaattttgttCGAAAAGTAGATATGATTAGGCTAAATAAATTCAGTTTTAGAAATTATAAGACTAATATTATTGCCCGTTATCACTTAACAAAGTTATTAAACAAGAGACATGCACTATATTCATATGCTTCACGTGATAGTCCACAGATGCAATTAATTTTGGTTACTTTCCTCTCAGATTTTGTTCATGGAGctattgataaaaatatgatacAAGATGCTGTAAAAACATCATTCTTAATTGAggatattattaaatcaaCTAATGCATTTTCAACTTCTATGTTAAATTCtgcaaaatatattattgcGAATGCCATGTGGAGCTTAGAGCACACTAAAATACCAATAGAGTTACTCAAGAatgttttatcaaataaatcagTTACCAGAACCTCCAAAGATTTAGAGGATTATAAACCACTATTCAGTATTTCTGGAGAACAGATAAAAGCAACTTTAGTGAAGTGGTCCTCTGAATCAAGTTATGAAAGAGctgatgatatttttaataattatattaaggatataaatataacaattCGCGACAATGAAATTAGATCTGAaatctattatatttttggtgaattttttaataaacaagttcaaaaatttattaaaactaATGAATATGATCGCTTGAAGAATAAGTGTTCTGTAAGTTATAGTGAACTACAAGCATTAAAAACTATATATTCTAATGAATCTCTAGCTAACAGTGAAAGGAAAGATGCTAAAAAACATTATACTAAAACCTATATTCAATatgaaagagaaaaaaatgatcTTTTAGAAATGAAGGAAAGCCATGAAAGATTTGTTACTAGAGCGCTatctaattatattaacGTATTAGTTTATACTAATAAGTACAACTATGATGTTTTGGATAAATTTTGCAGTCTATGGTTTCaatttgataatgatgcaaatttgaataattttttgtataaaGAAATCTGTACTATTCCTAGCTACAAATTTTTACCGTGGATTAATCAAATAGCATCAAAACTTTCCTTAGATGATTCTGAATTTCAGAAAACATTGCAGATTCTGTTAAAACGAGTTTTATATAAACTCCCGTATGATTCACTATACTCTATAATGAGTATTTTAATGTATAAATCCCAACCTGAAAATATGGATGAGACAATGACTTTTAAATTACGTGCTGTCGATAATATTCTGAAAGAACTCACTACATTTGAAAATGgtgaatattataaaacatATGTTAATCCAATATTAGAATTTTGTGAAAATTCTATTAAACTAGCAAATGTTAAATTAAccaaaaatacaaaaactATTAATTTGGAGAATGTTAATATCGGTAATTATTggttaaatattttacctACTCAAAGTCTACCCTTACCAACAATGAAATACTCTATATCTGCATCTATTAATGGTAAGGAGCCAAGACCATATATAACCTCGATAAAAAATACCGTTGCTATCTCAACAACGGGGATATCTTTACCAAAAATTGTAACTATAACTGTTTCTGACGGATCAAAACATAAGGTGTTACTAAAAGGTAgtaatgatgatttaaGACAAGATTCTATTATGGAACAAATTTTTAAGCaagttaataaaattattgaaaatgacCCTAATTTAAAAGGATATGACTTGAAAATACGAACTTACGAGGTCCTGCCACTTGGTCCAAGTGCTGGTATTATAGAGTTTGTTTCTAATTCTGTATCTTTGCATCAAGTTTTAACTTCACTTCacaaaaatgataaaattagCTTTGAGAAAGCCagaaaaatgatgaaaacTGCACAGAATAAATCAAAGTCAGAAAAGCTAGatgtatatttaaaattgacGAATTCAATAAAACCTCAACTACGAcactttttttttaataactttaCAAACCCCCAAGATTGGTTGCAGGCTAAAACCAAATATACTAAAGGCACAGCTGTGATGTCAATTGTTGGGTATATTTTAGGTTTAGGTGATCGAcatttaaacaatattcTTCTTGATCAATCAACTGGAGAACCTATTCATATTGATTTAGGCATTGCCTTTGATCAAGGTCGTTTACTGCCTGTTCCTGAGTTAGTTCCATTTAGATTGACCAAAGACATTATTGATGGTTTTGGTGTGACTGGAGTAGAAGGTACATTTAGAAATAATTGTGAACACATTTACAAACTATTAAGAAAcgattttgaaaaagtACTACACGTCTTAAATATCTTGAAATGGGATCCATTATATTCTTGGGTGATGTCCCCAGTTCACAAGCATAGACATCTATTTGATGAAGATTCGCAATTCGCtgatattttcaaatttacaACTAAAACTTCATTATCTCAAAATGTAAACGATAACAATGAATCATTTAGAGCTATCCAAGGCGtcgaaaataaattgataGGTAGTGGTTTGAGTATAGAATCTACTGTTCAGGAGGTTATTAGAGAGGCTACAGATcctaataatttatcagatATCTATATGGGTTGGTCTCccttttattaa
- the SLX8 gene encoding SUMO-targeted ubiquitin ligase complex subunit SLX8 (similar to Saccharomyces cerevisiae SLX8 (YER116C); ancestral locus Anc_7.416), with product MALDTEQGSSIIDGNSINNNDLAMVKGDIANDLDTDNDGNPSDSSLLVISEKMCPNDSDEDTDLDLLQVLDEEDDTEESVVPKRRKIETIDLEDIEHLQKAIELSDDGYSDEGSDSEELKENRKANAEKVKEHKPVRDYKCPICMDPPTAAVITNCGHIFCNDCLFPMINSSKKNARSDGICALCRCNVKCKDLRLVILKKKIVPKSF from the coding sequence ATGGCTTTAGACACAGAACAAGGCAGTTCGATTATAGATGGAAACagtattaataataacgaTTTGGCGATGGTTAAAGGTGATATTGCAAATGATTTAGACACAGATAATGATGGAAACCCAAGTGATTCTTCCCTCTTGGTGATTAGTGAGAAAATGTGTCCTAATGACTCTGATGAGGACACTGATTTGGATTTATTACAAGTTcttgatgaagaagatgacaCTGAAGAGTCAGTTGTTCCAAAGAGACGAAAGATAGAGACTATTGATTTAGAAGATATTGAACACTTACAGAAGGCCATTGAACTTTCTGATGACGGATATTCTGATGAAGGTAGTGATAGtgaagaattgaaagagAACAGGAAAGCAAATGCAGAAAAAGTTAAAGAGCACAAACCGGTACGAGATTATAAATGTCCTATATGCATGGATCCACCCACTGCAGCTGTGATTACAAATTGTGGacatatattttgtaaCGATTGTTTATTTCCAATGATTAACAGCTCCAAGAAGAATGCCAGATCTGATGGGATATGTGCATTGTGCAGGTGTAACGTTAAATGCAAAGACTTGAGGTTGGTGATtctaaagaagaagattgTTCCAAAAAGTTTTTAA
- the TPHA0K00710 gene encoding uncharacterized protein (similar to Saccharomyces cerevisiae YBL086C; ancestral locus Anc_7.414), with protein MVLSSKGKERRPKFLLNFSVNELINIPQSSGRCYVKWHLKDGTGVTGHRFHPLEGLERSGVHELSAAGPSQGSQAKSRLSHEHSGFLHRTLSNSSASSITSPGSCASVSSGASKPSQLFLGTHASSHSRGETSKNVIEYNKVTWANTLQYPIQIKLSVDKHRNLSEKKLILKVMYESIEHSSHTDPRAVPGAIPTAKGVKHRSTEAKVALQKLNSRGARQHELSLGELTAHHTKLLLGTVEINVADYIREDEKFITNRFLLKDSKVNSLLSLSVQLKLIRGSYQEFNLPHVNFGSGQFPGIFHTSISDILEDSTELGSPTNSLFRNNILSQTQNIYSLQSQRSRSSASSLVSRPSHMRKINSNDDSLHTPMKKGNHFANGLPRGRNFDYHKYVDEETHEKENVVTQLYNRTFQIPWDLRPNEYNISECIEDIIGGGNGWAKNEEGVNFIDIQALLLTEDEIKYYGITKQDSNVSTSESEDAINQVEDDIDIDLNNSRVSRKELLEKQKQWTSISEGLYKNNTNPSLKNTTLDSYLDAPRDRITWRIRPIK; from the coding sequence ATGGTGCTCAGTTCGAAGGGTAAGGAGAGACGTCCGAAGTTCTTGTTGAACTTCAGTGTTAACGAGTTGATCAACATCCCGCAATCAAGCGGACGTTGTTATGTTAAATGGCATTTGAAAGACGGCACGGGTGTCACAGGCCATCGGTTCCATCCTTTGGAGGGTTTGGAACGTTCTGGGGTGCACGAGCTCTCCGCGGCAGGGCCTTCCCAGGGATCGCAGGCCAAGAGCCGTCTGTCACATGAACATTCAGGGTTCCTGCATAGGACCTTGTCCAATTCAAGTGCCAGCAGTATCACGAGTCCCGGAAGCTGCGCCAGCGTTTCCAGCGGTGCTAGTAAGCCGTCGCAACTGTTTTTAGGTACTCACGCCTCGAGCCACAGTAGGGGCGAGACTTCAAAGAACGTCATCGAATACAACAAGGTCACATGGGCCAACACGCTACAGTATCCAATCCAAATCAAACTTTCCGTGGACAAACACAGAAACTTGTCTGAAAAGAAGCTTATATTGAAGGTGATGTATGAGAGTATCGAACACTCATCTCACACGGACCCCAGGGCTGTACCAGGGGCAATTCCAACTGCCAAAGGAGTCAAACACAGGTCAACAGAGGCAAAGGTTGCTCTGCAGAAGTTGAACTCCAGGGGCGCTAGACAACATGAGTTATCGTTGGGTGAGCTTACCGCTCATCACACAAAATTACTTCTCGGGACCGTCGAGATTAATGTCGCCGACTACATAAGAGAAGACGAAAAGTTCATCACTAACAGATTCCTACTGAAGGACTCGAAGGTCAACTCCTTGCTGAGTCTGTCTGTGCAGTTGAAATTGATCAGGGGTTCTTATCAGGAGTTCAACTTGCCTCATGTAAATTTTGGCTCTGGTCAGTTTCCAGGTATATTCCACACAAGCATTTCAGACATATTGGAAGACTCGACAGAGTTGGGGTCCCCCACAAACTCGCTgtttagaaataatatcCTTTCACAAACCCAGAATATTTACTCATTGCAATCACAACGCAGCAGATCGTCTGCTTCCAGTCTAGTAAGCAGACCATCGCATATGCGTAAAATCAACTCCAACGATGACAGTCTGCACACTCCCATGAAAAAAGGCAACCATTTTGCAAATGGCCTACCTAGAGGCAGGAATTTCGATTACCACAAGTATGTCGATGAAGAGACACATGAAAAGGAAAACGTTGTCACGCAACTGTACAATAGAACCTTCCAAATACCCTGGGACCTGAGAccaaatgaatataatatcaGCGAATGTATCGAAGACATAATAGGTGGTGGGAATGGCTGGGCCAAGAATGAAGAAGGTGTGAATTTTATAGACATTCAAGCATTGCTTCTGAcagaagatgaaattaaatattatggTATCACAAAACAGGACAGTAACGTTTCGACATCAGAATCGGAAGACGCTATCAATCAAGTTGAAGATGATATTGACATAGATCTGAACAACTCAAGAGTGTCTAGGAAAGAACTATTGGAAAAGCAAAAACAATGGACTTCGATTTCAGAAGGTCTCTATAAGAATAATACGAACCcttcattaaaaaatacaacCTTAGACTCTTATTTAGATGCACCAAGAGACAGAATAACATGGCGTATTAGACCGATTAAGTGA